The segment acacttaatttaaataaagataattatcAACTTGGTAaaacaaaagtatttttacGTGAATCAGAAAAACTTAAACTTGATATTGAAttacatcaacaaataataacaagtataaCAACAATACAAAAATGGTTTAGAGCATGTCTTGAACGTAGAAAATTTTTACGTATTAAAAATGCTGTTGTTACAATACAATCATTTTGTCGTATGATTATTGCCCAAAAAATTGCTCACAATATACGTACTAAAATTGATGCagcaataaatatacaagCAGCATGGCGTTGTTATCGTCAATATACatggtttaaaaaatttaaattatgtattattaattttcaatcataTGTACGTGGTAATAATGCacgtaaaaaatattgtgaattaaaaaaatcaaaaaaagataaaatatttcgtACTGATATTAAATTAGAAGGTTCAttacttgatgataataaattattatctgaaattaataaaatttcatcatcTTTATCAACACGTAAATCTGAaagtaatattaatgatttatcatatttaaaacaacaacaacaaaaatcatcatcatcattatcaacaataacaacatcaacaaataaacgtactattaattcaacaaaaaatattgataattttaataatcaagatGATTGTAGCAGTAGTAGTAGTAAAAGTTATGAATCACAATTAAGTGTTGATAGTAATGAATCAAATTTTTcacatgataatttaaatttaaaaccaaTACCAAGTGCACGTACAAAACGTAATGATCaagcatcattatcatcagcaacatcatcttcatcatcaacaattaatttaaatacaacaaGTAGAACATCATTAATGAGTAAAAGAACAGATAGTTCATCAACTGGTTATAGTGATGGTGAAACTGATGGTGATACAACAAATGTATTATGTACACCACCATCATCTGTATTTAATacatcaacattatcatcatttagtccacgtgatattaaatatcaacaaaaaacagGATATctatcgtcatcatcatcatcacaaagtCCAAATTCTGATATTTGgcgtaaaaaaattgattacaaTTATACTGATAAACCAATAgcaacaccaccaccaacaacaacatcatcatcaacaataaacaGTATACAAAAACCATTAGTTACAAGATCACCAAATATATCACAATATCGTCATTTAACAGAAACATTATTAGAACAAGCACGTCTTGAAAGATTAAATGAagcatcaaatttaaatatacatgatGAATGTGGTattagtggtggtggtggtagtagattaaataaaagtgatgcatttatttatcatgaacAACCAAGacaccatcatcaacaacagttTCAACAACCAAGAAGATTATCTGATAATTCTGGTGATAGATTATTAGAtaatacatcatcatcatcatcgtcatcatcaccatcaaaaatattacgtgaatcaaatgaatttaattatttaaaacgtcAAAATTCAGAAGGTGATACttcattaaaattagatggtttattattagataaaataaGAGATGATGATTTACAAACAAAAGAAAAGACTGAACCTGATGTGCCAGTTAGAAGTGTCAGAAGAAATCGTCTAGGTAGAGAATATATATGTCGTTCAATGGGTGAAAATATGATTGAACAAACACAAAATGAAgcaagaaatatattattacgtACTATTAATGAAGgtgaacaaaatatattaaaaataccatcAAGAACAGTTACTGATTGGCCAAGTAAAAATGAAGGTTCATAtaaaccacaacaacaacaacaacaacaacaacaaaaattacaattacaaATTGGTGGTGGTATTGGTACTGGTGGTAAAcgtattaaaacaataacaacaacaacagcaatgaCAACAACACCAATTGGTCTTGATTTAAAAAGACGTAATTCTGATCCAGcaacaaaatcaacatcagttgttaatattattgataataatattattattaatgataataaaagaaataattgtgATGCTGTAACACCAATTGATTTAAAACCAGCAATTGGTTTAGGTGTACTTAGATGGAATAGTAATAATGCATTTACACTTGCTGGTCATCATTTTCGTAAATTAGTAAGATCATCAAAAGATGATGTATGTATATGTTGTCATGAAAAAATGGATGCATTTGCTGCACAAGGTTATAAATGTAATGATTGTAAACAATCATATCATGTTAAATGTATACAAAATAATGGTCTAAGTAAAATGACATGTCCATcaacaaatatacaaaataatagacGTAAAAATCGTAATAAAAATCGTATTGTATATGATGCAATAAAACAAACAGTAACATCAAAATTTAGTTTAACTGGTACATCAGCATTTTCTGATAGaactgataaaataatatcagatGCTCAAGAATTAGCATTTATGCAAGAttttataactaaaaaaatatttacaattgaaCAACAAGAAGAGGGTAAACAACCAAGTGAAGTTGATCGTGTATTTAAACAAGcattaagaaaatttaaagatgATCTTGTTATAACATATAGTGTTGCAATACAACAAGGTGTTGATGGTGGTAATCTTAAATATACTGAtcttattacaaattttttacgtGTTATGGAAACAGTATGTAAACAAGAAAATACACGTGAAGATTTTCCTGTGACAATGGGTGTTAATGCATTTCGTGGttttatgaatgaatttatgtCACTTGTTAAAACTGAAATAccaaaacaatcaaaaaataaacgtaaaaaagaaaaaaaacgtaaacaaGAAGAACCAACAAAACATGGTAATCATATGtttcaattaacaataataaatataccaaCAGCATGTGAAGTatgttcatcattttttttatggccAATTGAACGTGGTCTTGTTTgtcaaaattgtaaattaacatgtcataaaaaatgttataatgGTGCACCACTTGATTGTGGTAAAGATGGtacaataaatgatattaattgtcGTAAAGTATTTGGCATACCATTacataaattagttttttgtGATATGAAAATACCACTTGTTGTTAATCGTTTAATGGAAACAATTGAAATGCATGGTTTATATACTGAAGGTTTATATCGTAAAAGTGGTGTTAGTTCAAAAGTacgtgaattaaaaattaaaattgatgaatatgatttagataaaattgattttagtGATTATCAAGTACATGTACTTGCTGCtgtattaaaaagtttttttcgtGATATGCCTGAGCCATTATTGACATTTGAGctatatgatgattttttacatgctggtaatttaacaaatgaacaTGATCGTGTTAGTACATTAtttgcaatattaaaaaaattaccaaaaccaaattttgatttaatggaaagattaatattacatttagCACGTGTTGCATTACAAGAAGTTGCTAATCGTATGTCATCATCAGCATTGGCTATTGTATTTGCACCATGTATATTACGTACAAATAGAACATTACCAGCACAAGATTCATTACAAGATGTTGGTAGACAAACAAAATGTATTGAAACaataatacaagaaaaattacgTTTTTTATGTATTACACTTGAAGATATTAGTACACTTGATACAGCATGTCAAGCAGCAACAAATCGTTTATCAAGTTTAcgttcatcaaaaatatttagtcCAGAAGAATTAAGTgtaacatcaacatcaaatattaatacacGACATATTGGTGGTGATCGTGATTGTGATCGTAGTGGTGGTGATGAAGAAGAAGCATTACTTGTTGGACAAATACaaacaatacaaaaacaaaaaacattattaacatcaacatTACCAAGTTTAACAAGAGCATCatctgatgatgatttattattatctgcaACTGATCTTGATGATGGATCACTTGATGATCTTTTGCCACCATCAACAGGTATTtaacgaaacaaaaaaataattcaatttcttttttattttattattactattatgtttttctattgataaatattttttctctttcagaAACCgtactgagaaaaaaaataattaatcgcCAAAATTCAGCAGACAATTCTTTTCCAACAATCATAAATGAAGACTTGGTAATGGTATGACCTacttatattaataaattataaaaaaactgtgACGAAAAAAACCAACCAACAAACAAACTTTAAAGCTAACAAtgtaaatgtcaaaaaaataatgataaaaacatttaaattttgtttatcatgtatgagatgataatgatgatgttgagtAGATGAAAATGATCAGtatatgtatgtgtatgtttgttaaaaactttaaaGGATACTTTGAGTGTCACACCGATAATTTAGTTGTTTAGTAATTAAATACGAGTTTCAAAATATCTCGACATAATTTGATATATGCCACTAATtggtatttatcaaaaattataattctgaGAATTATTCAAAAGCTTCTGACTCTCATttgagatttaatttttattaattattatcattttattattattttttaattattatcattaaaattatatattatatatatatttatagatattGCTTTATATCTGAGATTATTCAAATGATGGCTGACTGATCGCACACaatgattgttattattatcaatgaaaaaaaaaatataaacaaggaataaaatttaatctatcaaatttaaatatttgttaatattattaagttgggttttttttttttcttttatttatataaatgttcAATAAATGAACTTGAAATTGTAGTTAACCAAAATTTTAAcgcaacaatattattattattattattaccattattattatattatattataattaatattaaagcatttgtttttttattatcaatatgtttaaaattatcatgataaccatttattataaataaatgggctttcatttcaaataaataatttcttttttaaataatttcttttttttttttttttaaagttatatGCATTCCTTATTGAAGACTGTCACACACtacatatttttgttataaaaaaaaaaatgaaaaaaaaataataacaacaatatagaatttttaattttattattttttttccttaattttcaacagattcattatgaaattaatttaatttaatttaatttttttttcgtttcttttttatgtttttcttttgttttcagtttaattgttttttagttgaaaagaattatttttaattaaaaaaattaagtatatgGAAATGAaggatcaaaatttttttgtatttgatacaaaatatgaaaaaataaagaagataaattatttttgttactcGCTTTTTTGATCGACTGATCGTGTATGTGtgtattcaagttttttgaattaagttttgaagtataaaaaaatttaaacagatttgaaaattgaaatttgaatGACGAAAAGTCAAAGatgttttaatgattattacttgtatcatttatttatttaatataataataat is part of the Aphidius gifuensis isolate YNYX2018 linkage group LG1, ASM1490517v1, whole genome shotgun sequence genome and harbors:
- the LOC122847340 gene encoding unconventional myosin-IXAa-like isoform X2; this translates as MENSASSVVQVFVGEWSPEYEALSIKATKQTTSSEIVECIIDRLGLVDINIKNILAGYELAEVVVQYDKNIGNLGEQECKERRLGPSECPVALMLLWPKSITQQQEHYRFYLRKKQTDYLWSNSRFPMDPQLLKDYFNRFLYQPRDKEYPDLCQLPDLNEQTLLDNLRARFLAGNIYTYVGSILIALNPFKFYPIYNPKYVKLYQNRRLGTDIPPHIFAIADSAYHSMLKEKKNQCIVISGESGSGKTESTNFLLHHLTALSQKGSHGSGVEQTILSAGPVLEAFGNAKTAHNNNSSRFGKFIQVNYKENGMVHGAVVQKYLLEKSRIVSQGKNERNYHVFYYLLAGANEQEKQLLHLKNYDSYNYLNKSGCYGLENIDEKHEFSRLKQSMEMVGFTPEKQRRLFAVLSAVLLLGNVEFQPRKSYHHHDEAVGVKNPDVVALISELLRVKQETLLAALTAKRARVSGETLVINYRLPEAIAARDAMAKCLYGALFDWIVLQVNHALLSKKDTLKDHQGNSIGVLDIFGFEDFKTCNSFEQLCINYANEQLQHYFNQHVFQYEQREYRKQGIKWTDIGYSDNSGCLNLIEGKPNGLLCLLDDQCNFPGATNETLLQKFNSVHKDNQFYETPQRREAAFVVRHYAGAVKYQASNMREKNLDLMRPDGVVGVLKNSSLAFVRELVGADPVAVFRWAILRAFFRAHFAFQEAGRAHRHGRADGNKNSVQNRYRTPNESLVRKNKSFRPRERGKKSLKNLQTVKTLAGRTQSYGTGGPGKARKQPMTVSAQFQHSLHSLMDTLNQANPFFIRCIKSNSKKNPNEFDEETVQRQLRYTGMLETVRIRQAGFNVRLTYEEFIQLYRMLLPNGLISSQSDVRDFLLTLNLNKDNYQLGKTKVFLRESEKLKLDIELHQQIITSITTIQKWFRACLERRKFLRIKNAVVTIQSFCRMIIAQKIAHNIRTKIDAAINIQAAWRCYRQYTWFKKFKLCIINFQSYVRGNNARKKYCELKKSKKDKIFRTDIKLEGSLLDDNKLLSEINKISSSLSTRKSESNINDLSYLKQQQQKSSSSLSTITTSTNKRTINSTKNIDNFNNQDDCSSSSSKSYESQLSVDSNESNFSHDNLNLKPIPSARTKRNDQASLSSATSSSSSTINLNTTSRTSLMSKRTDSSSTGYSDGETDGDTTNVLCTPPSSVFNTSTLSSFSPRDIKYQQKTGYLSSSSSSQSPNSDIWRKKIDYNYTDKPIATPPPTTTSSSTINSIQKPLVTRSPNISQYRHLTETLLEQARLERLNEASNLNIHDECGISGGGGSRLNKSDAFIYHEQPRHHHQQQFQQPRRLSDNSGDRLLDNTSSSSSSSSPSKILRESNEFNYLKRQNSEGDTSLKLDGLLLDKIRDDDLQTKEKTEPDVPVRSVRRNRLGREYICRSMGENMIEQTQNEARNILLRTINEGEQNILKIPSRTVTDWPSKNEGSYKPQQQQQQQQQKLQLQIGGGIGTGGKRIKTITTTTAMTTTPIGLDLKRRNSDPATKSTSVVNIIDNNIIINDNKRNNCDAVTPIDLKPAIGLGVLRWNSNNAFTLAGHHFRKLVRSSKDDVCICCHEKMDAFAAQGYKCNDCKQSYHVKCIQNNGLSKMTCPSTNIQNNRRKNRNKNRIVYDAIKQTVTSKFSLTGTSAFSDRTDKIISDAQELAFMQDFITKKIFTIEQQEEGKQPSEVDRVFKQALRKFKDDLVITYSVAIQQGVDGGNLKYTDLITNFLRVMETVCKQENTREDFPVTMGVNAFRGFMNEFMSLVKTEIPKQSKNKRKKEKKRKQEEPTKHGNHMFQLTIINIPTACEVCSSFFLWPIERGLVCQNCKLTCHKKCYNGAPLDCGKDGTINDINCRKVFGIPLHKLVFCDMKIPLVVNRLMETIEMHGLYTEGLYRKSGVSSKVRELKIKIDEYDLDKIDFSDYQVHVLAAVLKSFFRDMPEPLLTFELYDDFLHAGNLTNEHDRVSTLFAILKKLPKPNFDLMERLILHLARVALQEVANRMSSSALAIVFAPCILRTNRTLPAQDSLQDVGRQTKCIETIIQEKLRFLCITLEDISTLDTACQAATNRLSSLRSSKIFSPEELSVTSTSNINTRHIGGDRDCDRSGGDEEEALLVGQIQTIQKQKTLLTSTLPSLTRASSDDDLLLSATDLDDGSLDDLLPPSTETVLRKKIINRQNSADNSFPTIINEDLVMV
- the LOC122847340 gene encoding unconventional myosin-IXAa-like isoform X1 gives rise to the protein MENSASSVVQVFVGEWSPEYEALSIKATKQTTSSEIVECIIDRLGLVDINIKNILAGYELAEVVVQYDKNIGNLGEQECKERRLGPSECPVALMLLWPKSITQQQEHYRFYLRKKQTDYLWSNSRFPMDPQLLKDYFNRFLYQPRDKEYPDLCQLPDLNEQTLLDNLRARFLAGNIYTYVGSILIALNPFKFYPIYNPKYVKLYQNRRLGTDIPPHIFAIADSAYHSMLKEKKNQCIVISGESGSGKTESTNFLLHHLTALSQKGSHGSGVEQTILSAGPVLEAFGNAKTAHNNNSSRFGKFIQVNYKENGMVHGAVVQKYLLEKSRIVSQGKNERNYHVFYYLLAGANEQEKQLLHLKNYDSYNYLNKSGCYGLENIDEKHEFSRLKQSMEMVGFTPEKQRRLFAVLSAVLLLGNVEFQPRKSYHHHDEAVGVKNPDVVALISELLRVKQETLLAALTAKRARVSGETLVINYRLPEAIAARDAMAKCLYGALFDWIVLQVNHALLSKKDTLKDHQGNSIGVLDIFGFEDFKTCNSFEQLCINYANEQLQHYFNQHVFQYEQREYRKQGIKWTDIGYSDNSGCLNLIEGKPNGLLCLLDDQCNFPGATNETLLQKFNSVHKDNQFYETPQRREAAFVVRHYAGAVKYQASNMREKNLDLMRPDGVVGVLKNSSLAFVRELVGADPVAVFRWAILRAFFRAHFAFQEAGRAHRHGRADGNKNSVQNRYRTPNESLVSSHKHTRPSSYQKQRSVCLPSPTTTPTTTATTTLTQKNENNDNINNNRLSWPQFRNVNQTQQQNTTNVINKTKGYALKFRDEQHNFNNKLRRDTHTPLERVLPKDEANVMERANQIVMKNKSFRPRERGKKSLKNLQTVKTLAGRTQSYGTGGPGKARKQPMTVSAQFQHSLHSLMDTLNQANPFFIRCIKSNSKKNPNEFDEETVQRQLRYTGMLETVRIRQAGFNVRLTYEEFIQLYRMLLPNGLISSQSDVRDFLLTLNLNKDNYQLGKTKVFLRESEKLKLDIELHQQIITSITTIQKWFRACLERRKFLRIKNAVVTIQSFCRMIIAQKIAHNIRTKIDAAINIQAAWRCYRQYTWFKKFKLCIINFQSYVRGNNARKKYCELKKSKKDKIFRTDIKLEGSLLDDNKLLSEINKISSSLSTRKSESNINDLSYLKQQQQKSSSSLSTITTSTNKRTINSTKNIDNFNNQDDCSSSSSKSYESQLSVDSNESNFSHDNLNLKPIPSARTKRNDQASLSSATSSSSSTINLNTTSRTSLMSKRTDSSSTGYSDGETDGDTTNVLCTPPSSVFNTSTLSSFSPRDIKYQQKTGYLSSSSSSQSPNSDIWRKKIDYNYTDKPIATPPPTTTSSSTINSIQKPLVTRSPNISQYRHLTETLLEQARLERLNEASNLNIHDECGISGGGGSRLNKSDAFIYHEQPRHHHQQQFQQPRRLSDNSGDRLLDNTSSSSSSSSPSKILRESNEFNYLKRQNSEGDTSLKLDGLLLDKIRDDDLQTKEKTEPDVPVRSVRRNRLGREYICRSMGENMIEQTQNEARNILLRTINEGEQNILKIPSRTVTDWPSKNEGSYKPQQQQQQQQQKLQLQIGGGIGTGGKRIKTITTTTAMTTTPIGLDLKRRNSDPATKSTSVVNIIDNNIIINDNKRNNCDAVTPIDLKPAIGLGVLRWNSNNAFTLAGHHFRKLVRSSKDDVCICCHEKMDAFAAQGYKCNDCKQSYHVKCIQNNGLSKMTCPSTNIQNNRRKNRNKNRIVYDAIKQTVTSKFSLTGTSAFSDRTDKIISDAQELAFMQDFITKKIFTIEQQEEGKQPSEVDRVFKQALRKFKDDLVITYSVAIQQGVDGGNLKYTDLITNFLRVMETVCKQENTREDFPVTMGVNAFRGFMNEFMSLVKTEIPKQSKNKRKKEKKRKQEEPTKHGNHMFQLTIINIPTACEVCSSFFLWPIERGLVCQNCKLTCHKKCYNGAPLDCGKDGTINDINCRKVFGIPLHKLVFCDMKIPLVVNRLMETIEMHGLYTEGLYRKSGVSSKVRELKIKIDEYDLDKIDFSDYQVHVLAAVLKSFFRDMPEPLLTFELYDDFLHAGNLTNEHDRVSTLFAILKKLPKPNFDLMERLILHLARVALQEVANRMSSSALAIVFAPCILRTNRTLPAQDSLQDVGRQTKCIETIIQEKLRFLCITLEDISTLDTACQAATNRLSSLRSSKIFSPEELSVTSTSNINTRHIGGDRDCDRSGGDEEEALLVGQIQTIQKQKTLLTSTLPSLTRASSDDDLLLSATDLDDGSLDDLLPPSTETVLRKKIINRQNSADNSFPTIINEDLVMV